Proteins encoded by one window of Bactrocera oleae isolate idBacOlea1 chromosome 4, idBacOlea1, whole genome shotgun sequence:
- the fliI gene encoding protein flightless-1 isoform X2, producing the protein MSTGVLPFVRGVDFSKNDFSNSKFPAAIKEMNRVQWLTLDNTHLREIPEELGNLFKLEHLSLKSNELEKIFGELTGLPCLRSLNIRRNQIKNSGIPPELFWLDELTTLDISHNKLKEVPEGLERAKSLLVLNLSDNQIESIPTALFIHLTDLLFLDLSNNRLETLPPQTRRLANLQTLNLANNPLELFQLRQLPSLQNLESLNMKNTQRTLSNFPTTLDSLSNLAELNISKNMLPKIPDCVYNLPNLKRINLSDNLITELSSSIEFWQKLEVLNLSRNQLSALPASICKLTYLRRLFLNDNRLDFDGIPSGIGKLCSLEVFSASNNVLEMIPEGLCRCGALKKLNLSSNKLITLPDAIHLLEGLDQLDLRNNPDLVMPPKPCEAVKGAGIEFYNIDFSLQTQLLLAGAAVPTSIPTGSSAKDSTARKIRLRRGPRTDSEQDSAKILKGMKDIAKDKDESQSSFENLQHESLKPKRWDESLEKPHLDYSKFFDKEDGQFPGLTIWEIENFLPNKIEEVAHGKFYEGDCYIVLKTFFDELGQLAWKIYFWIGNEATLDKRACAAIHAVNLRNYLGARCRTIREEQNDESEEFLELFESEVTYIEGGRTATGFYTVEDMLYTKRLYRVHAAGSSIHLEPVGLHIDSLDSRFAFMLDCGINIYIWLGCASKNTLNSKTRLMAEKINKTERKNKCEIIVETQGEESDDFWKNFAIDSQDISKKNIHQHVPDSFEPVIPRLYQVQLGMGYLELPQVELANQKLVHTFLNSKNVYILDSYTDLFVWFGKKSTRLVRAAAIKLSRELFQMIKRPTFALVTRLQEETESQIFKSKFVGWDEVMAVDFTRTAKSVAKTGADLTKWARKQETRADLAALFMPRQNAMSLNEAEHLEEDWNYDLEAMEAFVLEGKKFVRLPEEELGNFYMGECYVFLCRYCIPADEEDLEVDPVKPADDEIQCVVYFWQGRNASNMGWLTFTFTLQKKFKAMFGEELEVVRIHQQQENLKFMAHFKRKFIIHTGKRKDKLKDSNIKPVVEFFHLRSNGGALCTRLIQVQPDATNLNSTFCYILYVPFDTKDEAQSGIVYVWLGSKSAPEEAKLIQEIAEKMFNNPWVSLQILNEGEEPENFFWVALGGRKAYETNADFMNYTRLFRCSNEKGYFTVAEKCTDFCQDDLADDDIMILDNGEQVFLWLGSKCSEVEIKLAYKSAQS; encoded by the exons ATGTCTACTGGAGTTTTGCCATTTGTTCGTGGAGTTGACttttccaaaaatgatttcagt aatTCTAAGTTTCCGGCTGCTATTAAAGAGATGAATAGGGTACAATGGTTAACATTAGACAACACACATCTACGCGAAATTCCTGAAGAACTTGGAAACTTATTTAAACTAGAACATCTCTCACTGAAAAGTAATGAGTTGGAAAAGATATTTGGAGAATTAACAGGACTTCCTTGCCTACGTTCTCTAAACATTCGAcgcaatcaaattaaaaatagcgGGATACCTCCTGAACTTTTTTGGCTAGACGAGTTGACAACTTTGGACATTTCACATAATAAGCTTAAAGAAGTTCCTGAAGGATTAGAACGTGCTAAAAGCCTTTTAGTATTGAATCTAAGCGATAATCAAATAGAATCCATTCCTACAGCTTTGTTCATTCATTTAACTGATTTACTTTTTCTTGATCTTTCAAATAATCGTTTAGAAACATTACCTCCACAAACACGTCGACTCGCGAATttacaaactttaaatttaGCGAATAATCCATTAGAATTGTTTCAGCTTCGGCAATTGCCCTCTCTTCAAAATCTCGAAAGCCTCAACATGAAAAACACGCAACGTACTTTATCAAACTTCCCCACTACGCTGGACAGTTTATCAAATTTAGCTGaattaaatatctcaaaaaatatgTTACCAAAAATACCAGATTGCGTATATAATTTGCCAAATTTGAAGCGCATAAATCTTAGTGACAATCTCATTACTGAGCTAAGCTCTAGTATTGAGTTTTGGCAAAAGCTTGAAGTACTCAACTTATCACGAAATCAATTAAGTGCGTTACCAGCATCTATATGTAAACTAACGTACCTCCGCCGTCTGTTTTTAAACGACAATCGCTTAGATTTCGATGGAATTCCTTCTGGCATAGGTAAATTGTGTTCCCTAGAGGTATTTTCTGCTTCAAACAATGTATTGGAGATGATACCAGAAGGATTATGTCGTTGCGGGGcgttaaaaaaactaaatttgagTTCTAATAAGCTCATAACGTTGCCAGATGCCATTCATTTGCTAGAAGGATTAGATCAGCTGGATTTACGAAATAACCCTGATTTAGTTATGCCACCGAAACCATGCGAAGCTGTTAAAGGTGCTGGTATAGAGTTCTATAACATAGATTTTTCATTACAAACTCAGTTGTTACTTGCTGGTGCTGCAGTCCCTACTTCAATACCGACTGGATCTAGCGCTAAGGATTCTACTGCACGCAAAATACGTCTTCGTCGCGGTCCTCGAACCGATTCTGAACAGGATTctgcaaaaatattgaaaggtATGAAAGACATAGCAAAAGATAAAGATGAATCCCAGAGTTCATTTGAAAACTTACAACATGAATCGCTAAAGCCAAAGCGTTGGGATGAATCGTTGGAAAAACCTCATTTggattattcaaaattttttgataaagaaGACGGCCAGTTTCCTGGCCTAActatatgggaaatagaaaactttttaccAAACAAAATTGAAGAAGTAGCTCATGGAAAGTTTTATGAAGGAGATTGTTATATAgtacttaaaactttttttgatgAGTTGGGACAATTAGCATGGAAAATCTATTTTTGGATTGGTAATGAAGCAACTCTTGACAAGCGCGCTTGCGCTGCGATACATGCAGTTAACTTACGAAATTACTTAGGAGCTCGCTGCCGTACAATACGAGAGGAACAAA atgATGAATCTGAAGAATTTTTGGAACTATTTGAGTCTGAAGTTACATATATTGAAGGAGGTCGTACGGCAACAGGTTTTTACACAGTTGAAGATATGTTATACACCAAGCGTTTATATCGTGTGCATGCGGCTGGTTCATCGATTCATTTGGAGCCCGTTGGATTACATATTGATTCGCTTGATTCCCGATTTGCCTTTATGTTAGACTGTggtatcaatatatatatttggcttGGTTGCGCATCAAAAAATACATTGAATTCCAAAACACGGCTGAtggcagaaaaaattaataaaaccgagagaaaaaataaatgtgaGATCATTGTAGAAACACAGG GAGAAGAAAGCGACGACTTTTGGAAAAACTTTGCCATTGATTCACAGgacatatcaaaaaaaaatattcaccaGCATGTTCCGGATAGTTTTGAGCCCGTTATTCCTCGTCTTTATCAGGTTCAACTCGGCATGGGTTATTTGGAGCTACCCCAAGTGGAATTGGCAAATCAAAAATTGGTTCATACTTTTTTGAATAGcaaaaatgtttacatattAGACAGTTATACAGATTTGTTTGTTTGGTTTGGTAAAAAATCGACTCGACTGGTGAGAGCAGCCGCAATAAAGTTATCACGAGAACTGTTTCAGATGATAAAACGCCCTACTTTCGCATTGGTCACGCGTTTGCAGGAAGAAACAGAGtctcaaatatttaaatcaaaatttgttgGTTGGGATGAAGTTATGGCAGTTGATTTTACAAGAACTGCTAAATCTGTTGCTAAAACTGGAGCAGATTTGACCAAATGGGCTCGTAAACAGGAGACACGTGCTGATTTAGCCGCTCTTTTTATGCCTCGCCAAAATGCAATGTCGCTTAATGAGGCTGAGCATCTAGAGGAGGATTGGAACTATGACCTTGAAGCAATGGAAGCCTTCGTTTTGGAAGGAAAAAAATTTGTGCGTTTGCCAGAAGAAGAGTTGGGAAATTTTTATATGGGAGAGTGTTATGTGTTTTTGTGCCGCTATTGTATACCCGCTGACGAAGAAGATCTCGAAGTGGACCCAGTTAAACCAGCCGATGATGAAATCCAATGCGTAGTTTATTTTTGGCAGGGGCGAAATGCCAGCAATATGGGCTGGTTAACTTTTACGtttactttacaaaaaaaattcaaagcaatgTTTGGAGAAGAATTGGAAGTAGTGCGCATTCATcaacaacaagaaaatttaaaattcatggCTCATTTTAAACGCAAGTTTATAATTCATACCGGGAAAAGAAAGGATAAATTGAAAGATTCTAATATAAAACCTGTTGTCGAGTTCTTTCATTTACGATCAAATGGTGGGGCATTGTGTACTCGTCTTATTCAAGTTCAGCCTGAtgcaacaaatttaaattcaaccttttg ttatattttgtatgtaccTTTTGACACCAAAGATGAAGCGCAATCGGGTATTGTTTATGTTTGGTTGGGTTCAAAGTCAGCACCAGAGGAAGCAAAGCTTATCCAAGAAATTGCTgagaaaatgtttaataatcCATGGGTTAGTTTACAGATTTTAAACGAAGGAGAAGAGCCAGAGAATTTCTTCTGGGTTGCATTGGGTGGACGCAAAGCTTACGAAACGAATGCTGATTTTATGAATTATACCCGACTTTTCCGATGTTCCAATGAGAAAGGTTATTTCACAGTTGCAGAAAAATGTACTGATTTTTGTCAAGACGATTTAGCAGATGATGACATAATGATATTGGATAATGGTGAACAAGTTTTTTTATGGCTTGGTTCTAAATGTAGTGAAGTGGAAATAAAATTGGCCTATAAATCAGCGCAG
- the fliI gene encoding protein flightless-1 isoform X1, whose protein sequence is MSTGVLPFVRGVDFSKNDFSNSKFPAAIKEMNRVQWLTLDNTHLREIPEELGNLFKLEHLSLKSNELEKIFGELTGLPCLRSLNIRRNQIKNSGIPPELFWLDELTTLDISHNKLKEVPEGLERAKSLLVLNLSDNQIESIPTALFIHLTDLLFLDLSNNRLETLPPQTRRLANLQTLNLANNPLELFQLRQLPSLQNLESLNMKNTQRTLSNFPTTLDSLSNLAELNISKNMLPKIPDCVYNLPNLKRINLSDNLITELSSSIEFWQKLEVLNLSRNQLSALPASICKLTYLRRLFLNDNRLDFDGIPSGIGKLCSLEVFSASNNVLEMIPEGLCRCGALKKLNLSSNKLITLPDAIHLLEGLDQLDLRNNPDLVMPPKPCEAVKGAGIEFYNIDFSLQTQLLLAGAAVPTSIPTGSSAKDSTARKIRLRRGPRTDSEQDSAKILKGMKDIAKDKDESQSSFENLQHESLKPKRWDESLEKPHLDYSKFFDKEDGQFPGLTIWEIENFLPNKIEEVAHGKFYEGDCYIVLKTFFDELGQLAWKIYFWIGNEATLDKRACAAIHAVNLRNYLGARCRTIREEQNDESEEFLELFESEVTYIEGGRTATGFYTVEDMLYTKRLYRVHAAGSSIHLEPVGLHIDSLDSRFAFMLDCGINIYIWLGCASKNTLNSKTRLMAEKINKTERKNKCEIIVETQGEESDDFWKNFAIDSQDISKKNIHQHVPDSFEPVIPRLYQVQLGMGYLELPQVELANQKLVHTFLNSKNVYILDSYTDLFVWFGKKSTRLVRAAAIKLSRELFQMIKRPTFALVTRLQEETESQIFKSKFVGWDEVMAVDFTRTAKSVAKTGADLTKWARKQETRADLAALFMPRQNAMSLNEAEHLEEDWNYDLEAMEAFVLEGKKFVRLPEEELGNFYMGECYVFLCRYCIPADEEDLEVDPVKPADDEIQCVVYFWQGRNASNMGWLTFTFTLQKKFKAMFGEELEVVRIHQQQENLKFMAHFKRKFIIHTGKRKDKLKDSNIKPVVEFFHLRSNGGALCTRLIQVQPDATNLNSTFCYILYVPFDTKDEAQSGIVYVWLGSKSAPEEAKLIQEIAEKMFNNPWVSLQILNEGEEPENFFWVALGGRKAYETNADFMNYTRLFRCSNEKGYFTVAEKCTDFCQDDLADDDIMILDNGEQVFLWLGSKCSEVEIKLAYKSAQVYIQHLRIKQPERPRKLFLTLKNKESKRFTKCFHGWSNHKSPPE, encoded by the exons ATGTCTACTGGAGTTTTGCCATTTGTTCGTGGAGTTGACttttccaaaaatgatttcagt aatTCTAAGTTTCCGGCTGCTATTAAAGAGATGAATAGGGTACAATGGTTAACATTAGACAACACACATCTACGCGAAATTCCTGAAGAACTTGGAAACTTATTTAAACTAGAACATCTCTCACTGAAAAGTAATGAGTTGGAAAAGATATTTGGAGAATTAACAGGACTTCCTTGCCTACGTTCTCTAAACATTCGAcgcaatcaaattaaaaatagcgGGATACCTCCTGAACTTTTTTGGCTAGACGAGTTGACAACTTTGGACATTTCACATAATAAGCTTAAAGAAGTTCCTGAAGGATTAGAACGTGCTAAAAGCCTTTTAGTATTGAATCTAAGCGATAATCAAATAGAATCCATTCCTACAGCTTTGTTCATTCATTTAACTGATTTACTTTTTCTTGATCTTTCAAATAATCGTTTAGAAACATTACCTCCACAAACACGTCGACTCGCGAATttacaaactttaaatttaGCGAATAATCCATTAGAATTGTTTCAGCTTCGGCAATTGCCCTCTCTTCAAAATCTCGAAAGCCTCAACATGAAAAACACGCAACGTACTTTATCAAACTTCCCCACTACGCTGGACAGTTTATCAAATTTAGCTGaattaaatatctcaaaaaatatgTTACCAAAAATACCAGATTGCGTATATAATTTGCCAAATTTGAAGCGCATAAATCTTAGTGACAATCTCATTACTGAGCTAAGCTCTAGTATTGAGTTTTGGCAAAAGCTTGAAGTACTCAACTTATCACGAAATCAATTAAGTGCGTTACCAGCATCTATATGTAAACTAACGTACCTCCGCCGTCTGTTTTTAAACGACAATCGCTTAGATTTCGATGGAATTCCTTCTGGCATAGGTAAATTGTGTTCCCTAGAGGTATTTTCTGCTTCAAACAATGTATTGGAGATGATACCAGAAGGATTATGTCGTTGCGGGGcgttaaaaaaactaaatttgagTTCTAATAAGCTCATAACGTTGCCAGATGCCATTCATTTGCTAGAAGGATTAGATCAGCTGGATTTACGAAATAACCCTGATTTAGTTATGCCACCGAAACCATGCGAAGCTGTTAAAGGTGCTGGTATAGAGTTCTATAACATAGATTTTTCATTACAAACTCAGTTGTTACTTGCTGGTGCTGCAGTCCCTACTTCAATACCGACTGGATCTAGCGCTAAGGATTCTACTGCACGCAAAATACGTCTTCGTCGCGGTCCTCGAACCGATTCTGAACAGGATTctgcaaaaatattgaaaggtATGAAAGACATAGCAAAAGATAAAGATGAATCCCAGAGTTCATTTGAAAACTTACAACATGAATCGCTAAAGCCAAAGCGTTGGGATGAATCGTTGGAAAAACCTCATTTggattattcaaaattttttgataaagaaGACGGCCAGTTTCCTGGCCTAActatatgggaaatagaaaactttttaccAAACAAAATTGAAGAAGTAGCTCATGGAAAGTTTTATGAAGGAGATTGTTATATAgtacttaaaactttttttgatgAGTTGGGACAATTAGCATGGAAAATCTATTTTTGGATTGGTAATGAAGCAACTCTTGACAAGCGCGCTTGCGCTGCGATACATGCAGTTAACTTACGAAATTACTTAGGAGCTCGCTGCCGTACAATACGAGAGGAACAAA atgATGAATCTGAAGAATTTTTGGAACTATTTGAGTCTGAAGTTACATATATTGAAGGAGGTCGTACGGCAACAGGTTTTTACACAGTTGAAGATATGTTATACACCAAGCGTTTATATCGTGTGCATGCGGCTGGTTCATCGATTCATTTGGAGCCCGTTGGATTACATATTGATTCGCTTGATTCCCGATTTGCCTTTATGTTAGACTGTggtatcaatatatatatttggcttGGTTGCGCATCAAAAAATACATTGAATTCCAAAACACGGCTGAtggcagaaaaaattaataaaaccgagagaaaaaataaatgtgaGATCATTGTAGAAACACAGG GAGAAGAAAGCGACGACTTTTGGAAAAACTTTGCCATTGATTCACAGgacatatcaaaaaaaaatattcaccaGCATGTTCCGGATAGTTTTGAGCCCGTTATTCCTCGTCTTTATCAGGTTCAACTCGGCATGGGTTATTTGGAGCTACCCCAAGTGGAATTGGCAAATCAAAAATTGGTTCATACTTTTTTGAATAGcaaaaatgtttacatattAGACAGTTATACAGATTTGTTTGTTTGGTTTGGTAAAAAATCGACTCGACTGGTGAGAGCAGCCGCAATAAAGTTATCACGAGAACTGTTTCAGATGATAAAACGCCCTACTTTCGCATTGGTCACGCGTTTGCAGGAAGAAACAGAGtctcaaatatttaaatcaaaatttgttgGTTGGGATGAAGTTATGGCAGTTGATTTTACAAGAACTGCTAAATCTGTTGCTAAAACTGGAGCAGATTTGACCAAATGGGCTCGTAAACAGGAGACACGTGCTGATTTAGCCGCTCTTTTTATGCCTCGCCAAAATGCAATGTCGCTTAATGAGGCTGAGCATCTAGAGGAGGATTGGAACTATGACCTTGAAGCAATGGAAGCCTTCGTTTTGGAAGGAAAAAAATTTGTGCGTTTGCCAGAAGAAGAGTTGGGAAATTTTTATATGGGAGAGTGTTATGTGTTTTTGTGCCGCTATTGTATACCCGCTGACGAAGAAGATCTCGAAGTGGACCCAGTTAAACCAGCCGATGATGAAATCCAATGCGTAGTTTATTTTTGGCAGGGGCGAAATGCCAGCAATATGGGCTGGTTAACTTTTACGtttactttacaaaaaaaattcaaagcaatgTTTGGAGAAGAATTGGAAGTAGTGCGCATTCATcaacaacaagaaaatttaaaattcatggCTCATTTTAAACGCAAGTTTATAATTCATACCGGGAAAAGAAAGGATAAATTGAAAGATTCTAATATAAAACCTGTTGTCGAGTTCTTTCATTTACGATCAAATGGTGGGGCATTGTGTACTCGTCTTATTCAAGTTCAGCCTGAtgcaacaaatttaaattcaaccttttg ttatattttgtatgtaccTTTTGACACCAAAGATGAAGCGCAATCGGGTATTGTTTATGTTTGGTTGGGTTCAAAGTCAGCACCAGAGGAAGCAAAGCTTATCCAAGAAATTGCTgagaaaatgtttaataatcCATGGGTTAGTTTACAGATTTTAAACGAAGGAGAAGAGCCAGAGAATTTCTTCTGGGTTGCATTGGGTGGACGCAAAGCTTACGAAACGAATGCTGATTTTATGAATTATACCCGACTTTTCCGATGTTCCAATGAGAAAGGTTATTTCACAGTTGCAGAAAAATGTACTGATTTTTGTCAAGACGATTTAGCAGATGATGACATAATGATATTGGATAATGGTGAACAAGTTTTTTTATGGCTTGGTTCTAAATGTAGTGAAGTGGAAATAAAATTGGCCTATAAATCAGCGCAG